In a genomic window of Magnolia sinica isolate HGM2019 chromosome 14, MsV1, whole genome shotgun sequence:
- the LOC131225036 gene encoding LIM domain-containing protein WLIM2b-like, with protein MAFTGTLEKCKACDKTVYIMDLLSTDGVVYHKSCFKCSHCNGMLVMSNYSSMDGVLYCKPHFEQLFKETGNYSKNFHTPAKSSDRPNEQLTRTPSRVSSMFCGTQDKCATCHKTAYPLEKVTVEGESYHKSCFKCSYGGCSISPSSYAALNGILYCKHHFAQLFKEKGSYNHLLKAASMKRHATQTPSDQPPSDPPTSDQTPSDPPESDQTLASADN; from the exons ATGGCTTTCACTGGGACCTTGGAAAAATGCAAGGCATGTGATAAGACTGTTTATATCATGGATTTGTTGTCCACCGACGGAGTCGTCTATCATAAGTCATGCTTCAAATGCAGTCATTGTAATGGGATGCTTGTG ATGAGCAACTACTCCTCAATGGATGGGGTGTTGTATTGCAAGCCCCATTTCGAGCAGCTCTTCAAGGAGACTGGCAATTACTCTAAGAACTTCCATACAC CTGCAAAATCTTCTGATCGGCCAAATGAACAACTG ACCAGGACCCCTAGCAGAGTGTCCTCCATGTTTTGTGGGACCCAAGATAAATGTGCCACGTGTCACAAAACAGCATACCCACTTGAGAAG GTGACTGTGGAAGGAGAATCATACCATAAATCATGCTTCAAATGCTCTTATGGGGGTTGCTCCATCAGTCCTTCCTCATATGCTGCATTGAATGGAATTCTCTATTGCAAGCATCATTTCGCTCAGTTGTTCAAAGAGAAGGGAAGCTACAATCACCTTCTCAAGGCTGCTTCCATGAAGCGTCATGCCACACAGACTCCATCTGACCAACCACCATCGGACCCACCAACGTCTGACCAGACACCATCAGACCCACCAGAATCAGACCAAACGCTGGCCTCGGCAGACAACTGA